A portion of the Moraxella ovis genome contains these proteins:
- a CDS encoding DarT1-associated NADAR antitoxin family protein has protein sequence MAQRPVFIPNQGDYLVETSMVDFIYHTGFAISQKQKSIQSLHQSIKDNFGLNRVLEVSSKSLDELGVQLSAFNLMIKDKSGLSYSVECAFQSSKVFELGQYQDLLYKTSREAKKDERLKTSGKLLGFNFYGNVWELEPVTAFYDWLYINALNQNKKYHDELLSYQAFTDIEFNPKKSINCQAYSVAMFVSLYKNNMLDVLKDKQAFINLYKQYQISNTIKEHKELKELSLF, from the coding sequence ATGGCACAAAGACCTGTATTTATCCCTAATCAAGGGGATTATTTGGTTGAAACTAGTATGGTGGATTTTATTTATCATACTGGTTTTGCAATAAGTCAAAAACAAAAAAGCATACAATCACTGCATCAAAGTATTAAAGATAACTTTGGTTTAAATCGGGTGTTAGAAGTATCTAGTAAATCATTGGATGAATTGGGCGTGCAATTAAGTGCATTTAATTTAATGATTAAAGATAAGTCTGGTCTATCTTATAGTGTAGAGTGTGCATTTCAAAGTAGTAAAGTGTTTGAGTTAGGGCAGTATCAAGACTTATTATATAAAACATCTCGTGAAGCCAAGAAAGATGAACGGTTAAAAACATCAGGTAAATTACTTGGATTTAACTTTTATGGTAATGTATGGGAACTAGAACCTGTTACTGCTTTTTACGACTGGCTTTATATCAATGCTTTAAATCAAAATAAAAAGTATCATGATGAGTTGTTATCTTATCAAGCATTTACAGATATTGAGTTTAACCCAAAAAAATCTATTAACTGTCAAGCATACTCTGTAGCAATGTTTGTATCTTTATATAAAAATAATATGCTTGATGTATTAAAAGATAAACAAGCATTTATTAATTTGTATAAACAATATCAAATAAGTAATACCATCAAAGAACATAAAGAATTAAAAGAATTATCTTTATTTTAA
- a CDS encoding N4-gp56 family major capsid protein has protein sequence MHVYGNEQPPVALKAQQLQPYAFERKALIDARKEQYFGQLSNTKAMPKNSGKTIKQYHYLPILDDRNINDMGLDAAGSKYANGNLYGSSKDVGTIPSKFPVLSETGGKVNRVGVTRRTIESNLEKFGFYTDFSTDLLAMDSDAELLSHITRELMNAAVEIQEDLLQKDLLNAAGTVRYAGTATNNDTLDETSVLTYNDLMRLTIDLDNARCPKQTTIITGTRLIDTKTIPSCRVAYVGSELIPTLEAMEDLHNRPALVPVQQYAAGTTVLNGEYGTIAGFRIVVVPEMMKWAGRGATGLRGTFYATGGKFDVFPFLVVGGDSFVDIGFQTDGKSNKFKTIMKKGDELADMNNPYGDVGFSSIKWWYGFMALRPEWIGLIKCTAKL, from the coding sequence ATGCACGTTTATGGTAATGAACAGCCACCTGTAGCACTAAAAGCACAACAACTACAACCTTATGCATTTGAGCGTAAAGCACTCATTGATGCACGTAAAGAGCAGTACTTTGGTCAGCTTTCTAATACTAAAGCCATGCCTAAGAACTCAGGCAAGACTATTAAGCAATACCACTACCTACCCATCCTAGATGACCGCAACATTAATGATATGGGTCTGGATGCTGCAGGTTCTAAGTATGCTAATGGTAACTTGTATGGTTCATCTAAAGACGTAGGCACTATCCCATCTAAGTTCCCAGTACTATCTGAAACTGGTGGTAAAGTGAACCGTGTTGGTGTTACTCGTAGAACCATCGAATCTAACCTTGAGAAATTTGGTTTTTATACCGATTTCTCTACTGACCTACTGGCAATGGATTCTGATGCAGAACTGCTATCTCACATTACCCGTGAGCTTATGAATGCTGCTGTAGAAATTCAAGAAGACTTGCTGCAAAAAGACCTTCTAAATGCAGCAGGTACAGTACGTTATGCAGGTACAGCTACTAACAATGACACACTAGATGAGACTTCAGTACTTACTTATAATGACCTAATGCGTCTGACTATTGACCTAGATAATGCCCGTTGCCCTAAGCAAACTACTATCATTACAGGTACTCGTTTAATCGATACTAAGACCATTCCTTCATGTCGTGTAGCTTATGTAGGCTCTGAACTTATCCCTACTCTAGAAGCTATGGAAGACCTACATAATAGACCAGCCCTAGTACCAGTACAACAATATGCAGCAGGTACTACTGTTCTTAATGGCGAGTATGGTACCATTGCAGGCTTTAGAATTGTTGTAGTACCTGAAATGATGAAATGGGCAGGTAGAGGTGCAACAGGGCTTAGAGGTACATTCTACGCTACTGGTGGTAAATTTGACGTATTCCCATTCCTAGTTGTAGGTGGTGATTCATTTGTTGATATTGGTTTCCAGACTGATGGTAAATCAAACAAGTTTAAAACCATCATGAAGAAAGGTGATGAGCTTGCTGACATGAACAATCCTTATGGTGATGTTGGTTTTAGTTCAATCAAATGGTGGTATGGCTTTATGGCTCTACGTCCTGAATGGATTGGACTAATCAAATGTACCGCTAAGCTTTAA
- a CDS encoding DarT ssDNA thymidine ADP-ribosyltransferase family protein, producing MKDRQITHLFHFTSVSNLESIFQHGLISKKDLESKVGQEYVETFDSFDELRLDNRTDAISISISHPNVKVLKRYMKSYPKTKWTALVLSVDIILDKSCLFYPMNAASKYCTNNPYIWFEGVQGFERLFCNSIKENWEVSNRCSNHIDNNKYHKNHIVFGKDPTSIQAEILCFDLIEPKYIKGCITDSDFLLKTLSDRYPLLPIQKVHFSFFESDGRDTMREAQLLCGELSSINSLTMEQITWWNELPLFWKKVFLAHLYAPELVDSYWEDRDVNVLKEDRDTYQTVRIVDKFLNNLSNKLELKSWTDLTRLFELHSIKVVILDNLKQEEINFRKHKHRMLIDFKYFKFLREFCWQECGRWEQGMLRILPTTIPNSLHHLEVYAVDGFRISDEFFHHHKDLQVICLAGWESLELLHERLQELSGMKYLTVLELIYCFSDWQSRDFNDRAKISRYKGTHLRATDFIPILQKLPKLSYFKFIEPSFFGLGSSTISYLGDFEDIKDEEAREINQLIGSVDCDMCLGKGANPYMNDHPNFSYPLSKDKRITLFTYPVVSRKLPFRSRF from the coding sequence GTGAAAGATAGACAAATTACACATTTATTCCACTTCACTAGTGTTAGTAACTTAGAAAGTATTTTCCAACATGGGTTAATATCAAAAAAGGATTTAGAATCTAAAGTAGGGCAAGAATATGTAGAGACTTTTGATTCCTTTGATGAACTTAGATTGGATAATCGAACGGATGCTATTAGTATTTCTATATCTCACCCAAATGTTAAAGTATTAAAAAGATACATGAAGAGCTATCCAAAAACAAAGTGGACTGCTTTGGTGCTATCCGTGGATATTATTTTGGATAAATCTTGTCTATTTTACCCAATGAATGCTGCATCTAAATATTGCACCAACAACCCTTATATTTGGTTTGAGGGAGTGCAGGGGTTTGAAAGACTATTTTGTAATTCAATTAAGGAAAACTGGGAAGTATCTAATAGATGTAGTAATCATATTGATAATAATAAATACCATAAAAACCATATAGTGTTTGGCAAAGACCCCACAAGCATACAAGCAGAAATCTTATGTTTTGACTTAATTGAACCTAAATATATTAAGGGTTGTATTACAGATTCAGATTTTTTGTTAAAAACATTATCAGACAGATACCCCTTACTACCAATACAAAAAGTACATTTTAGTTTCTTTGAATCTGATGGTAGAGATACCATGAGAGAAGCTCAGCTATTGTGTGGGGAATTATCTTCAATCAATTCTTTAACTATGGAGCAAATTACTTGGTGGAATGAGCTACCATTATTCTGGAAGAAAGTGTTTTTAGCTCATTTATATGCCCCTGAGTTGGTCGATAGTTACTGGGAAGATAGAGATGTTAATGTATTAAAAGAAGATAGAGATACTTATCAAACAGTAAGAATTGTAGATAAATTCTTAAATAATCTTTCTAATAAATTAGAGCTTAAGTCGTGGACTGACTTAACTAGATTATTTGAACTACATAGTATAAAAGTAGTCATACTTGACAATCTTAAACAAGAGGAAATAAATTTTAGAAAGCATAAACACAGGATGCTTATTGATTTTAAATACTTTAAATTTTTAAGAGAATTTTGTTGGCAAGAGTGCGGAAGATGGGAGCAAGGAATGTTACGCATTCTTCCAACTACCATACCGAATAGTCTTCATCACTTAGAAGTATATGCTGTAGATGGGTTTCGTATAAGTGATGAATTTTTTCATCACCATAAAGATTTGCAAGTCATTTGCTTAGCTGGATGGGAGTCTTTAGAGTTATTACATGAAAGATTGCAAGAACTTTCTGGTATGAAGTACTTGACTGTATTGGAGTTAATTTATTGCTTTTCTGATTGGCAAAGCAGGGATTTTAATGACCGAGCAAAAATTTCCAGATACAAAGGCACTCATCTGCGTGCTACAGATTTTATTCCTATTTTACAAAAATTACCTAAGTTAAGTTATTTTAAATTTATTGAGCCTTCTTTTTTTGGCTTGGGTAGTAGTACTATTAGTTATTTGGGGGATTTTGAAGATATAAAAGATGAAGAAGCACGAGAGATTAATCAATTAATAGGCAGTGTGGATTGTGATATGTGTTTGGGTAAAGGAGCTAATCCTTATATGAATGACCACCCTAATTTTTCATATCCTTTATCTAAAGATAAGAGAATAACCTTATTTACTTATCCAGTAGTAAGCAGAAAGTTACCATTTAGGAGTCGTTTCTAA
- a CDS encoding portal protein encodes MKDISKINDEQLARYVDSGELEKDVKEQTKKVRLTKWKKEPTLQQLKHDFTQAQYSQSTHVGNINKWDTLYDAPKKPMDKRRGSRVEPKLVRKQAEWRCPALSEPFLATYNLFEVKPLTHEDTQRAKQNSLILNRQFNTELNKVSLVDKIIRGVVKQGTVIVRVGWEFQEDKVKEKVMQFQYMPVQDEQMMQQVQAQYEELAHLQQQYPDSYEQYDEAIKAGYEMSQEQGQLLIAQPVGEIEQEVVKPIINRPTVEVCNLKNIYIDPTCQGDLDKAQFVIHSYESSLSELQRVGYYQNLEFIKHREEMGGFDHDKSDDAKTFTFQDKARQKLIVYEYWGYWDIDGTGDTKQIIATWVGDTLIRLEENPFPDKKVPFVVFNYIPEENSIYGIPDAELLEDNQAIVGAVTRGMIDLLGKSANSQTGYSKQFLDASNKAKFRNGEDYEFNPSSDPRVHVYTHKYPEIPVSAMNMIQMMYSDAEAISGVKAFSGNGGITAQYLGETAAGARGVLDAVSKREMSILRRISEGFIVLGKKIISMNSEFLSEEEVVRVTNSQFVKVRREDLSGNFDLVLTISTAEADDAKAKELAFMLQTMGNTMGQEVSQMILAEIAELRKMPDLAEKIRTYAPEPDPVQQKLQELEVAKLEAEIALLQAQAQENSAKAEVQSAKVNVEQARAASLQGDADNKALDFVERDSGAKHLQELEKEQAKQDGANRLQQTKNQGELDKQIAGHNHTLLQHHADVELQQRLAQQQAIQQSQQLPTKI; translated from the coding sequence ATGAAGGATATTAGTAAGATTAACGATGAACAACTAGCTAGGTATGTTGATTCAGGCGAATTAGAGAAAGATGTTAAAGAGCAAACGAAGAAAGTAAGACTCACTAAATGGAAGAAAGAACCTACACTACAACAGTTAAAGCATGACTTCACACAGGCACAGTATTCACAAAGTACTCATGTAGGTAATATCAATAAATGGGATACATTGTATGATGCACCTAAGAAACCAATGGATAAAAGAAGAGGTAGTAGGGTTGAACCTAAACTGGTTAGGAAGCAAGCTGAATGGAGATGTCCTGCACTATCTGAACCATTCCTAGCTACATATAATTTATTTGAAGTTAAACCACTAACCCATGAAGATACTCAAAGAGCTAAGCAGAATAGTTTAATTCTTAATAGACAGTTTAATACTGAACTTAATAAAGTAAGTTTGGTAGATAAAATTATTCGAGGTGTTGTTAAACAAGGTACAGTCATCGTACGTGTAGGTTGGGAATTTCAAGAAGATAAAGTTAAAGAAAAGGTAATGCAGTTTCAATATATGCCTGTACAAGATGAGCAAATGATGCAACAAGTACAAGCACAATATGAAGAACTAGCACATCTACAACAACAGTATCCTGATAGCTATGAGCAGTATGATGAAGCTATTAAAGCAGGGTATGAGATGAGTCAAGAACAAGGTCAATTACTGATTGCTCAACCTGTAGGAGAGATAGAACAAGAAGTAGTCAAACCTATTATTAATAGACCTACTGTGGAAGTATGCAATCTAAAGAACATTTATATTGACCCTACTTGCCAAGGTGATTTAGATAAAGCACAGTTTGTTATTCATAGTTATGAATCTAGTCTTAGTGAATTACAAAGAGTAGGTTACTACCAGAATCTAGAGTTTATTAAACATAGAGAAGAGATGGGTGGTTTTGACCATGATAAAAGTGACGATGCCAAGACTTTTACTTTTCAAGATAAAGCAAGACAGAAGCTAATTGTATATGAGTATTGGGGTTATTGGGATATTGATGGTACAGGTGATACTAAACAAATTATTGCTACTTGGGTAGGTGATACTCTTATTAGATTAGAAGAGAACCCATTCCCTGATAAGAAAGTACCATTCGTTGTATTTAATTATATCCCTGAGGAGAACAGTATTTATGGCATCCCTGATGCAGAGCTGTTAGAAGATAACCAAGCGATTGTGGGTGCTGTTACTAGGGGTATGATTGATTTGTTAGGTAAAAGTGCTAATAGTCAAACAGGTTATTCTAAACAGTTCCTAGATGCTTCTAACAAAGCTAAGTTTAGGAATGGCGAGGATTATGAATTTAATCCTAGCTCAGACCCTAGAGTTCATGTATATACACATAAGTACCCTGAGATTCCTGTATCAGCAATGAACATGATTCAAATGATGTATTCAGATGCTGAAGCTATTAGTGGTGTTAAAGCATTTAGTGGTAATGGTGGTATTACAGCACAATATCTTGGGGAAACAGCAGCAGGTGCTCGAGGTGTACTTGATGCAGTATCTAAGCGTGAGATGTCTATTCTAAGAAGAATCTCTGAAGGCTTCATTGTATTAGGCAAGAAGATTATCTCAATGAATAGTGAGTTCTTATCTGAAGAAGAAGTGGTAAGAGTAACTAACAGCCAGTTTGTTAAAGTAAGACGTGAAGACTTGTCAGGCAACTTTGACTTAGTACTTACTATTTCTACTGCTGAAGCTGATGATGCTAAGGCTAAAGAATTAGCATTTATGTTACAGACTATGGGTAACACTATGGGGCAAGAAGTATCACAAATGATTCTAGCTGAGATTGCTGAATTACGTAAAATGCCTGACTTAGCAGAGAAGATTAGAACATACGCACCTGAACCAGACCCAGTACAGCAAAAACTACAAGAACTAGAAGTAGCTAAACTAGAAGCAGAGATTGCATTACTACAAGCACAAGCACAAGAGAACAGTGCTAAAGCTGAAGTACAATCAGCTAAGGTGAACGTAGAACAAGCTAGAGCAGCAAGTCTACAAGGAGATGCTGATAATAAAGCATTAGACTTCGTAGAACGTGATAGTGGGGCTAAACACCTACAAGAGCTTGAGAAAGAGCAAGCCAAACAAGATGGTGCTAATAGATTACAGCAAACCAAGAATCAAGGTGAACTGGATAAACAGATTGCAGGGCATAATCATACATTACTACAACATCATGCAGATGTTGAGTTACAACAGCGTTTAGCACAACAACAAGCAATACAGCAATCACAGCAATTACCAACTAAAATTTAA
- a CDS encoding DNA-directed RNA polymerase: MKQFNPMQYLAIDIANHYGLDKLNYEERVQWVKTNMNNLEDYTATAEEPLLYAKAVYALREVQSGKPTNHSVAFDAVCSGLQIMSALMRCKKGCELTGLINPDNRIDAYTAITTALNARLGSTATYERKDVKQAIMTYLYGSKATPLEVFGEELIDEFHATMAEQATGAVELLQILLNSWNSELDNHTWVLPDNHHAYCPVLTKAKKRINVEEPSLDFRWTPTMIYEIQEPQEEGLANAANVVHSIDAYILRSVIRRCNYNKELLERFLEATYTFKGEEVANDWVTERYNATRMPCISFIEHIWTNGINHYPESLIRALQSIVSDVLVHEPFSVITIHDSFACHPNHMNVLRKHYNNVLADLSDSTILDDICSQLYQQEGRVQKCTDESISHLIKNANYGLT; this comes from the coding sequence ATGAAACAATTCAATCCGATGCAGTACTTAGCCATTGATATTGCTAACCATTATGGACTTGATAAACTTAATTATGAGGAACGTGTTCAATGGGTTAAAACCAATATGAATAACCTAGAAGACTATACTGCTACAGCAGAAGAACCACTTCTATATGCTAAGGCAGTATATGCTCTAAGAGAAGTACAGTCTGGTAAACCTACTAATCATTCAGTAGCATTTGATGCTGTGTGTTCTGGTTTGCAAATTATGAGTGCTTTAATGCGTTGTAAGAAAGGTTGTGAACTGACTGGACTAATAAACCCAGACAATCGTATCGATGCTTATACAGCCATTACAACGGCTCTTAACGCTAGATTAGGTAGTACTGCTACCTATGAACGTAAAGATGTTAAACAGGCTATTATGACTTATCTCTATGGCTCTAAAGCTACACCTTTAGAAGTATTTGGAGAAGAGCTTATTGATGAGTTCCACGCAACTATGGCTGAACAAGCTACAGGTGCAGTAGAATTGCTACAAATACTTCTTAATTCTTGGAATAGTGAGTTAGATAATCATACATGGGTATTACCAGATAATCATCATGCCTATTGCCCTGTACTTACTAAGGCTAAGAAACGTATCAATGTAGAAGAACCATCACTAGACTTTAGATGGACTCCTACAATGATTTATGAAATACAAGAACCACAGGAGGAAGGACTAGCTAATGCTGCTAACGTTGTACACTCTATCGATGCCTATATCCTACGTTCTGTAATACGTAGATGTAACTACAATAAAGAACTACTAGAGAGGTTCTTAGAAGCTACATATACATTCAAAGGGGAAGAGGTAGCTAATGACTGGGTAACAGAACGCTATAATGCCACCAGAATGCCCTGTATTAGCTTCATAGAGCATATCTGGACTAATGGTATCAACCACTACCCAGAAAGCCTAATACGAGCATTACAGAGCATTGTGAGCGATGTATTAGTACATGAACCATTTAGTGTTATTACTATTCATGATTCATTTGCCTGTCATCCTAACCATATGAATGTATTACGTAAGCACTACAACAATGTATTAGCTGATTTATCAGATAGTACTATCCTAGATGATATATGCTCACAGTTATATCAACAAGAAGGTAGAGTACAAAAATGTACTGATGAATCTATTAGCCATCTAATTAAGAATGCTAATTATGGTTTAACTTAA
- a CDS encoding AAA family ATPase, which translates to MQTTLKQVAPLIPQLWKAGIVPFLHSSPAQGKSSLAKQLAEQFKLKVIDLRLTELDPTDLSGLPYFNNGKAEFMPFNTFPLQDTPIPEGYGGWLLLLDEFNSANQGVMAAAYKLILDRQVGQHKLHDKVVMIACGNLESDNAIVNPMSSALISRFAHFDINLNVDDWLEWASKAGIDYRITSYLSYRKANLYSFKPDATSPYASPRTWEMVSKVIKDNEEPSNLLVSSLIGAAIAAYENCLNIFSELPLDTLVIIKEEFEYSLFEDE; encoded by the coding sequence ATGCAAACCACACTTAAACAAGTAGCACCACTTATCCCCCAGCTGTGGAAAGCAGGTATTGTACCTTTTCTGCACTCTAGTCCTGCACAAGGTAAGTCAAGCTTAGCTAAACAACTAGCAGAACAGTTTAAGTTAAAAGTAATTGATTTACGATTAACTGAACTAGACCCTACAGACTTAAGTGGTTTACCTTATTTTAATAATGGTAAAGCAGAATTTATGCCATTCAATACCTTCCCATTGCAGGATACACCTATCCCTGAAGGGTATGGAGGTTGGTTACTTTTGTTGGATGAGTTCAACTCAGCTAACCAAGGGGTTATGGCTGCTGCATACAAGCTTATTCTAGATAGACAAGTAGGACAACATAAACTACATGATAAAGTAGTTATGATTGCTTGTGGTAATTTAGAATCTGATAATGCCATTGTTAATCCAATGTCATCTGCACTAATCTCAAGATTTGCTCACTTTGATATTAATCTAAATGTAGATGACTGGCTTGAATGGGCTAGTAAAGCAGGTATTGATTATCGTATTACATCATACCTTAGCTATAGAAAAGCTAACCTATATTCATTCAAACCAGATGCAACAAGTCCCTACGCATCGCCTCGTACATGGGAAATGGTATCTAAAGTTATCAAAGATAATGAAGAACCATCTAATCTTTTGGTTTCTTCGTTGATTGGTGCTGCTATTGCAGCGTATGAGAACTGTTTAAATATATTCTCCGAGCTACCTCTTGATACATTAGTAATTATCAAAGAAGAGTTTGAGTATAGTCTATTTGAAGATGAGTAA
- the nrdB gene encoding class Ia ribonucleoside-diphosphate reductase subunit beta translates to MKYSIFNQTKNDQLQEPMFFGQSVNVSRYDQQKHPIFEQLIEKQLSFFWRPEEIDVSRDRQDYMNLAEHEKHIFISNLKYQTLLDSIQGRSPNAVLLPLVSIPELETWIETWSFSETIHSRSYTHIIRNIVNDPSLIFDDIMENEHILARAGDIAKYYDDLYESSHKYLLTGEGDLYSLKKKLYLCLLAVNVLEAIRFYVSFACSFAFAERKVMEGNAKIIKMIARDEALHLNGTQHMINLMRNGKDDPEMVQIAEECKLQAIGIFYKAVEQEKEWADYLFKDGSMIGLNKEILYQYIEYIANVRLSAIGLPSVFDNKVNPIPWINTWLSSDNVQIAPQETEITSYLVGQVDSDLDDLELNEFEL, encoded by the coding sequence ATGAAGTATTCAATCTTTAATCAAACCAAGAATGACCAATTACAAGAACCTATGTTCTTTGGTCAGTCAGTTAATGTATCACGGTATGACCAACAGAAGCACCCAATCTTTGAGCAGTTAATTGAAAAACAATTATCCTTCTTTTGGAGACCTGAAGAGATTGATGTATCTAGAGATAGACAAGATTACATGAACTTAGCTGAACATGAGAAACATATCTTTATCTCTAATCTAAAGTATCAAACACTCTTAGATAGTATTCAAGGTAGAAGCCCTAATGCAGTACTTTTACCTTTGGTTTCTATCCCTGAGCTTGAGACTTGGATTGAGACATGGTCATTCTCTGAAACCATCCATAGTAGAAGTTATACACATATTATTCGTAATATTGTTAATGACCCATCACTTATCTTTGATGATATTATGGAGAATGAGCACATCCTTGCACGTGCAGGTGATATTGCTAAATACTATGATGACTTGTATGAATCATCTCATAAGTATTTGCTCACAGGAGAAGGTGATTTATATTCACTTAAAAAGAAACTTTACCTATGTCTATTAGCAGTCAATGTACTAGAAGCTATTAGATTCTATGTATCATTTGCTTGCAGCTTTGCCTTTGCTGAACGTAAAGTTATGGAAGGTAATGCTAAAATTATTAAGATGATTGCACGTGATGAAGCACTACATCTTAATGGTACACAGCATATGATTAATCTTATGCGTAATGGTAAAGATGACCCAGAGATGGTACAGATAGCAGAAGAATGCAAACTACAGGCTATAGGTATCTTTTATAAAGCAGTAGAGCAAGAGAAAGAATGGGCTGATTACCTATTCAAGGATGGTTCTATGATTGGCTTAAATAAAGAAATCCTATATCAATACATTGAGTATATTGCCAATGTTCGCTTATCTGCTATTGGTTTACCTAGTGTTTTTGATAATAAGGTAAATCCTATCCCTTGGATTAATACTTGGCTTTCTTCTGATAATGTTCAAATAGCCCCACAAGAAACTGAAATTACATCATACCTTGTAGGGCAAGTGGATAGTGATTTAGATGATTTAGAGCTTAATGAATTTGAGCTTTAA